The following is a genomic window from Episyrphus balteatus chromosome 1, idEpiBalt1.1, whole genome shotgun sequence.
AACATGTTTAACAGAATACTGTTAAGTATTGGTTTGTTggactagaaaaaaaaaaaataaacaaccataataaatatttaaacttaaattcaaTCACATGATCGGTACACCCACAGCAGTcacaaatgtttgtttttattaaaattctcaGAATGACAAACAAAAGCTGAATAAACAAAGATTTAAAATAGGCTATTAGCTTCTAACTTTGATGATATAACTCAGATTTTGATCTAACTTTTTGGCAAATGCTTCAATTTGTATATTATTTAGGttccagaagtttttttttttaattttgtaactaATAAGCCAATGTAGGCACGCGAAGATTGTGTTAGGCTGGGCTCTGAAAACCGGTTAAAACTGAAAATCGtatgaaaaatcacaattttgcttttagtttttttcgattttctgaaaaatgactaaaataatttttcatacgATTTTCAGTTTTAACCAGTTTTCAGAGCTTGATTAACGTGATTATATTGctgtttttatttaacttcaTTACATTGctgtttttatttaacttcaGCTGGTTAAAATTGTGCGTTGGATTGTGGAGAATAGAGCTGAATACttagtttgaaaaaagtgaaaagtgatTTTATCCACTTTTGAAAAGTCAATCCCCATATATTAGTTATAGGTAAGTTAATCTTACAACAAATTGtacatatcgcaccctcagtgcaaaagagcgagaactcaaaaaagttcatttcgagaaaacgcttttgcaaaatacatactgactctaaactttcccctataactttccatgggacagcaatttccataatgtcaaagctctattacaagaaccattatgtttattttgtagttttaataaatttattttttaaaattgtttaaattaggaAAGAGTTTGACTTTTAATATAGTAGGAATTGGATGAAGACAGTCataatctttcgaatttttcgtttacgttaacaacaagcccttcaaaagaaagataatttaaaaagaaacatttcctcatcattatctcaaaaatgtcattttttgacttttcgctcttttgcactgagggtgcgatatcgtcggtctcatgagaaaacctcgtaactcccaaaatcaaaattttacaggagagacgaaagagtaaacgaacaacagagtagttgggaagaaaaacgctgtgcaaaatttgaatttaagtctatttagagttttcggaatgaccccaaattttctgggttgctccgctgacatattttctaaagaatggcattcaaaagtcatttttgaaaaaaaagtggagttacgaggttttcttatgagaccgacgatatatAGAAAATTTGCAATGAAACTACGTTAGAACATTATTATCTTAGAGATAAGAAAAGGATTTCCAAAGATAAATCTCATTTACCTATTCACATCTGTAATGAacatgggtcactgtggcgtatgcgtaacatttttttttattgttgtcttTATTCGATGGTGCAGCAATTGAAGTAACCAATAAAGCAATTGTATTGTTATGCAAACTAATAACACGTAGTTGAAGGAGAAAATACGACACTAAATTACCTTTTTTGTCGACGTTTCGAAACATAATTTGAAATTACGAaactgaaagttttttttttattactttgaaTTGAAATTACCTCTTGTCTAAGTTTGTAAAATATTGAACAGCATCCAGTTAGTCGAAATATTTCACGGGTAACATGTACCCATTCCCATATGAATGCCGGATGCAAGTGTAAATACTTCAATTCTCCTGATTGCCATTCCGGATATAGGTCATCATCATTATGAAGAACATAATTTCTTCTAAATTCATTCATTAAACAGTTTGTTctgttaaataaacaaatttaattgatatttgattttaaagaattaattgatttttgtttataaaaaccttaaaacaacaaaaccaatAACACAACCTCCACAACGGATTGTAAGTACGTTAAATGTTGACCATTGATTAGTCAGATATTCCTCAATTGACTGCATTATGTCGGCTACATTGTATATGCGGCTTCCCTTGAACGCTGAATAACACAAAATACTTTCTACATCGGCAATATCTTGTCTGGTCAATTCTGAAAGTTCTATTTCAGTAAGAAATGAATTTCTATGAGCGACGTACAAGCAATCGGAGATTTTGCATCCAACTCGAGGAATAGCACGCTGGGGAAATAATCAACTTTTACATAAAGTGTTATTGTTGAAAACGACATCGATCGGTCATACCGAGAAATATTCTAAAAGAAACCCATTCAAAGAGTTTGATGAAGCCTCAGTTGAGGGCAGCGATATAATACAATAATCCTTATCAGGATATGCAGAAAAAGAAGACCCAATCAGATCATATATTCTTCGAGGATCTATTGTGCTGCTCAATCCGAATAACTGAATAGCAAATACATTACCTAAATCGGATTTTTGTGGTGCTTTGatgtattttttggtttcttctaCGTATGTGTAAGGAGATCTCAAATCTAGACAGaaaagaaagcaatttttaGGAAACTGGTTGAAATTTGGTTTACAATATTATACTAGTATTTATTTGATTCCATTTTCTGAAAAGATTTCTTGGGTATTCTTCTTCAAATTCATTAGAATCATCGTTTGAGTCATTGGAGCTCGTATTAATGTACATATTGTTAAGACTAAAATGTATCAGTAAAAGGAAAAAGATTgcgaaaaaaattcatttatttttttttttatttgatttttaccTTAATGGCTCTTTTGGGGAATTGatgttctgttttgtttttctatcaTCATAGAtactatcaaaaaaaatatcagatcGTTTTCGAATTAAATCTCTAGAAAAGATAGAAAGGTTATGCAAACATATTTAACCTTTTATACCAATCTTATACAAACAtaacactttttgtttttatcgtaTCTGTGTGttgattttgagatttttttatgaagttacCAAAAATTGTAGTTTCAAAGTTTTCTCCTAAAACCTTTTGGTTTACACGTGTATTCAGCCACATCATACCAACTGTATtgtttaaaatctaaaaataagtttagaaaaaattgtatactgagtaatgaataaattcatggagaaaaagaccacataaaACAAAGCGGATTTCTGTATGGTTTTTTGTCAAGATAACTTCagtcttaaattaagcgaaaatacaattatttttataatgacaattttcttatttttatgataaaaaattttcatctttaataaagtggatttccgcttaatttaagacggaatttatccgaatctgcatttttggacattttgactttaatgtgtcattttacttgttattggtccctctattcactgcgtcaatcccaatcctccatctgttgcctagaagcctaaaatatcattttttgatgcacgagtttccataagattgcatgtgtttccaaaactttgaagccgtttttctcaaaactacaattttgcagattcgtggttttggctttgtgcccacgatattaCCTATGTATACGTTCATTAGAAAAATAATCATACCTCTGCAACAATGATTGCTTCCTCTGGATCGTTGCGAATTACTTGTTCAGCGATATAGTATTCACCCAACTCTAAACGAACtccttttaatttttgatcaattaTTTCAACTAAATCATCGTTATCCTCGACTCTGAAATGATAGATTTTAAGATGATAAATTCTCGATTAAATAAAGATTTCTGAAAAAGTTCTTACAAAGCACGACGCAAACGCATTCTTGGAATAATGTTATATCTTTCGCAAACGAAAATTGATTGGCTCAACCTGTTTATGGATTTATCaagggaaaatatttgtttactaTGAACAGCCAGTATGTCCTCGTAAATAGCTGAAAGAATACTATTTAACTCAAAAGTCCAGAATCTGAATTCAAGGTTAAGGATCAAGCCAAAAAGAGAACTCAGGAAAACTGAGCATTCAAGGTCTTTTTTTATAGTAATATCgacttgttttaaaattttagcttAAACTTACAATCAATTGGTGGTGCAACAGTGCatataaacttaatttttggtTCTCGAAGAAACATTTCTTCGTAGATGTCTTTTAGAATACTGTTGTTGTAAGGATCATCTACTACTAAGTACGTCAGAAAAAGAGTATTCCCATAGGTAATCTGTGTTAGCCTTAAATCAAAACGAAATTTAATAATGTCGTCGAAacgtttcaattaaaaaaataaacatcattTACTTGAAATGAAATTGTATCCATTCCAACCAGCATCCTTTTGGAAGAGCACTTACATTTGGACTGTTTGCAATATTCACATAAGCAGACATTTTTCCAGATTCTTGTTCAACTACTAACGAATAGATTGAATCTCTAAATTCCAGTTTCAAATCGAGATCGccaaaaaattttaaggtgCTGTTTTTGATACATGTTCTTATGACTTTTAAGTCCTCAAAAGTTGCATCTCGAACTTTAGTCTTTGGATTTATAAAACATCTATGTAAATagcagaaaaacaaaatattttacaaaagacGATTTATTTGTACATATTAAGGCACTATTTTAGAGTCTAAATGCAGCAGCAaggagaaaaacaaattttttttaacatacgtAGTagattttttacgaatccttgacatattttagatgtttatttaaaaaaaattatatttggtaTTTTACTgttgtttaatatttatttttgattgatttttcaaCTGTATTTTTGATTGCGCAAAAAAAACATAGTTAGATACGTAGTTAGTACCTTCTATGTACTATGTAATAATCGTACCTGTGACGCACTGCTAGTATCACCCGTTTTAGTGCTAATCAGTTAGATAAGTGCAAGTGCTATGATCTGTTAGATTAAGTTTTATGTCAGAAGAAACTGTTGACAtactttttttcacttcaaattctTTGATGAAGTGCAGTGATAGAACATTGGATCCGAAACAATACATTTAATCCAATTTTCGTCAAACTTAAATCTAAGGATAAATGGTTCATGTTAAAAAGTTTCCTCATGCTCATTTAGAGGCTATATATACCATAATTTGTTCTATGAAAGCCAACAAAATCTAAGAGGATTTATATCCTTACAAGCTAATAGATCAGAATCAGAATTTGGGCATTAATAAGCTGATATAGAATAATAAAATCATTGTTAACGCGTCTTTGTACTTAAGATTGTATCTAATAAAGttggatacatttttcaaattgaaataatcGGTCCAAAGAGTACGAATTTTACCAAGTACTCCctgaaaaaaagaaatggtaggttgataaaattttgtgtggacgtttcatatacctataccatagaaaaataataaaatatgcgcatcaaaatatttcgggttaaagggtgttttttttttagtgagaaaGAACAATTTTAAAACGGTACCATTGCAGAAGAagcaaaatatatgtatttttttcaactgcATAAAAATGTTATACATACTGTGAGaatcagaaataaaaacaattttaattatatttaccatcGAATATTTACTTTTCATGACAAACTTAAAGAGCTtgctattatttttaattaattctagGTAAAAATTAAGTGagggttttatatattttagtaagggtatggtttgtttcgctttacttatttcggtttttggttGTTTCGTCTAAGTCGATTCGCTATTTTattgtttcgtatttttgttgattagttttttatttatttcgtttttccttATTTCGACAAACTTATACTCCGTTTTCTTATGACTtcgtttttggtttattttgttattgattacttcgttttttcattatttcgtttAGGAATTAAGTCGCCTTTAGTTCACTTGGACTTTAATTATTTCGCCACTATTTGTTTCgcccatttttttgtggatgttaatagcctaagggcgttaaaattcgcgcgaattttaacgcccttaggctattaacatccacaaaaaaatgggcGAAACAAATGGTGGCGAATAATTCGCGTCATTTTGAGTTCttgcttattttaaaaatgcccaaaaaagaaaaaaacaacgaattcgttACAATTTAAGGTAACAGATCTCTTATATTATAAGGATTTGCATAATTTAAatccaaaagtcttcaaaacCCAAAACAATCCACAAAACTGAAGACGGAATAACCAGATGCCAAAACAAACTAAAAGCGAAATGAACCTTGGCGAAACAACTAATTggacttgtaatgaaaatgcgaaataaataaaaatcaagaagaCACAAGGCGAAGTTATAGTTGGGCGAAATGATCGAAATACGAAGTAAACGAAAACCCAAATAAAGGATGgcgaactaataaaaaaaagttgtgtcaAAAACGAAATAACAGAAATCGAAGTAAAAAAGGCGAAACAATAGGCACCCATTTTAGTAACAATGCTATAAATTTGATTCCATTGTCACAAACTGcgcaattatttttcatacttttacttaggctacttcaaaatattaatttctacgaaaattcaattaaaaataaagctcTTTAAGTTTGTTATGAAAAGTAAATATTCgatggtaaatataattaaaattgtttttatttctgattGTCATAGTATGTATAACATTTTTAAgcagttgaaaaaaatgcatatatttttttg
Proteins encoded in this region:
- the LOC129907231 gene encoding cilia- and flagella-associated protein 61-like; translated protein: MSRIRKKSTTCFINPKTKVRDATFEDLKVIRTCIKNSTLKFFGDLDLKLEFRDSIYSLVVEQESGKMSAYVNIANSPNVSALPKGCWLEWIQFHFKLTQITYGNTLFLTYLVVDDPYNNSILKDIYEEMFLREPKIKFICTVAPPIDSIYEDILAVHSKQIFSLDKSINRLSQSIFVCERYNIIPRMRLRRALVEDNDDLVEIIDQKLKGVRLELGEYYIAEQVIRNDPEEAIIVAEILNNTVGMMWLNTRVNQKVLGENFETTIFGNFIKKSQNQHTDTIKTKSVIDLIRKRSDIFFDSIYDDRKTKQNINSPKEPLSLNNMYINTSSNDSNDDSNEFEEEYPRNLFRKWNQINTNLRSPYTYVEETKKYIKAPQKSDLGNVFAIQLFGLSSTIDPRRIYDLIGSSFSAYPDKDYCIISLPSTEASSNSLNGFLLEYFSRAIPRVGCKISDCLYVAHRNSFLTEIELSELTRQDIADVESILCYSAFKGSRIYNVADIMQSIEEYLTNQWSTFNVLTIRCGGCVIGFVVLRTNCLMNEFRRNYVLHNDDDLYPEWQSGELKYLHLHPAFIWEWVHVTREIFRLTGCCSIFYKLRQESNKPILNSILLNMFPLLPRRRIYDAFIDPYALYYINIKMCHMARTQVENKIVIVGFNETCKGFLKTLFFSQSCQRIQCLNITVITECNGFIEAEHDKRSFEEQKSMFFQANDKFSADFLRKLEFRTWVSFIGGELEEINWDNKRLILKNGTEVPYDQLFLMSSSVYSSPKSFKTAPLNYIEINNRLEKIIFYHKIQQLKKNSIELPLLIYGSVVMAHSCVGTLIDLGIKPSNILLVIPTNEIDDFPATLDDDYVTNWIYKKETEVGVKIYQNLKFLDWNLYPNEEEIESVVFESNSGKIFLKCLAFISFHIRNFPQSLRETLMESQIEILNNRIVVDEKSKTNIPFVYACGRITQYQESLLANQSQQEFLNQSEVGNQLALNFMEEKLETGSELNMIEVNFVKPIFRQFQLLNGWVYGGLRKPGRYISRQYRMDHQLLELGQDITSSSKQGEYCRLNLDQNGIIFEITCLTRKNIRLT